A region of Vitis vinifera cultivar Pinot Noir 40024 chromosome 13, ASM3070453v1 DNA encodes the following proteins:
- the LOC100256408 gene encoding uncharacterized protein LOC100256408 codes for MALSPIGPRFWLPSHFLTDEDTLMDKENFNDNGANPVGAEIHGFPSEFPYEFDSFGSSSALNSPVESVMSSTETESDEEDLLTQLKRQLAHSTLHDTQKLAPSFSSENQEKTWVLSGSPQSTLSAVGNWSGRSTVSSNGSPNGRSRVSSPPTTPLSEKTDAWDLIYAAAGQVARLKMSGDGPKYQQGRGLLGPPRSPMPVPAQPAKNANTGFYSYQGLSNNISQTSQSQHIRQEQVLKQQCSVWGREAKEAWFSQQQQQLQQQQQIHSRRSVGLESGRCGRPLGLPPSAWPPLQHQHQHQHQQSSSGMRAVFLGGSGLKRESAGTGVFLPRRFGNASDSRKKPGCSTVLLPARVVQALNLNFEDMGSHSQPHFNGGVAPDYEALMARRNALISQQKRNLRPEGTMNHEIRLPQEWTY; via the exons ATGGCTCTCTCTCCCATCGGCCCCCGCTTTTGGCTGCCTTCTCACTTTCTCACTGACGAGGATACTCTCATGGACAAGGAGAACTTCAACGACAACGGCGCCAATCCTGTTGGTGCTGAGATTCATGGTTTCCCTAGTGAGTTTCCTTACGAGTTTGACTCCTTTGGGTCTTCCTCTGCTCTCAACTCACCTGTTGAGTCTGTGATGAGTTCCACCGAGACTGAGAGCGATGAGGAGGATCTCCTGACTCAGCTGAAGCGCCAGTTGGCCCACTCCACTCTTCATGATACTCAGAAACTCGCTCCTTCCTTTTCTTCTGAAAATCAAGAG AAAACGTGGGTTTTATCTGGTTCGCCCCAATCTACCCTGAGTGCTGTTGGAAACTGGTCTGGTCGGAGCACCGTGTCTAGCAATGGAAGCCCGAATGGTCGATCTCGGGTGTCTTCGCCCCCTACGACGCCGTTAAGTGAAAAAACGGACGCCTGGGATCTCATATATGCAGCGGCCGGCCAAGTCGCAAGGTTGAAGATGAGCGGCGACGGACCCAAGTACCAACAGGGAAGAGGACTTCTTGGCCCCCCTCGAAGCCCCATGCCGGTTCCGGCACAGCCGGCAAAGAACGCCAACACTGGCTTCTACTCTTACCAGGGTCTGTCTAATAACATTTCACAGACGAGCCAG TCTCAGCATATCAGACAGGAGCAAGTGCTGAAGCAACAGTGCTCTGTTTGGGGAAGAGAGGCCAAAGAGGCTTGGTTCTctcagcagcagcagcaacttCAGCAGCAGCAACAGATCCATAGCCGAAGGAGTGTTGGACTCGAGAGTGGAAGGTGTGGGCGTCCTCTAGGGTTGCCTCCATCTGCATGGCCGCCTCTGCAACATCAACATCAGCATCAGCATCAGCAAAGCAGTTCGGGTATGAGGGCTGTGTTCCTTGGTGGATCTGGCCTGAAAAGGGAGTCAGCTGGAACCGGTGTCTTCTTACCCCGCAGATTTGGAAATGCTTCCGATTCTCGCAAGAAACCAG GCTGTTCTACTGTTCTTCTTCCGGCAAGGGTTGTTCAAGCCCTGAACCTCAACTTCGAAGACATGGGTTCTCATTCCCAGCCCCATTTCAACGGTGGTGTTGCCCCAGACTATG AAGCTTTAATGGCAAGACGAAATGCCCTCATCTCACAACAAAAGCGAAATCTACGGCCAGAAGGGACAATGAATCACGAAATACGCCTACCTCAGGAGTGGACGTACTGA
- the LOC100261497 gene encoding 18.2 kDa class I heat shock protein has product MSLIPNFLGGRRNNMFDMWDPFQDFPFTGGALSVPGETASFANTRIDWKETPEAHVFKADLPGVKKEEVKVEVEEGRILQISGDRSIEKEEKNDKWHRVERSSGKFMRWFRLPENVKVEEVKAGMENGVLTVIVPKAEVKKPDVKVIDISG; this is encoded by the coding sequence ATGTCTCTAATTCCAAACTTCTTAGGCGGTCGACGGAACAACATGTTCGACATGTGGGATCCGTTCCAAGACTTCCCATTCACCGGCGGGGCTCTATCGGTTCCCGGAGAAACGGCGTCGTTTGCGAACACACGCATTGATTGGAAGGAGACCCCGGAGGCCCACGTCTTCAAGGCCGATCTTCCTGGGGTAAAGAAAGAGGAAGTAAAGGTGGAGGTTGAGGAAGGGAGGATACTGCAGATCAGTGGAGATAGGAGCATTGAAAAGGAGGAAAAGAATGACAAGTGGCACCGAGTGGAGCGCAGCAGCGGCAAGTTCATGCGGTGGTTCAGGTTGCCGGAGAATGTGAAGGTGGAGGAGGTGAAGGCTGGCATGGAGAATGGGGTTCTTACCGTTATTGTTCCCAAGGCAGAGGTCAAGAAACCTGATGTCAAGGTCATAGACATTTCCGGTTGA